One region of Ornithinibacter aureus genomic DNA includes:
- a CDS encoding FKBP-type peptidyl-prolyl cis-trans isomerase, whose translation MSRRVTTTLSAAALACALVLSGCGEESAPTASTSAALSAITVEGTDAKKAPTVKVDAPVTVTKTESKVLTEGTGAAITEDDLVSIQAIILNGTDGKQAHSTWETGPVGLDLGAQDLFGSFKSQLPGKKIGSRVLITSTPADAFGEQGNPDLAMTADDPVVFVVDVVGATKVLAQAEGKAVAPKAGLPTVTMNDGKPATITVPKGAKAPAKTVVQPLITGTGPEVKAGQTVRVSYTGALLKDGSVFDSSANRPEQPYFDFAAGQGQVISGWDKSIVGQKVGSRLLLVIPPAEGYGEAGSPPKIAGTDTLVFVVDILAAY comes from the coding sequence GTGTCACGTCGCGTCACCACCACCCTGTCCGCCGCCGCCCTGGCCTGCGCCCTCGTCCTCAGCGGATGTGGCGAGGAGAGCGCCCCGACCGCCAGCACCTCAGCGGCCCTGAGCGCCATCACCGTCGAGGGAACTGACGCCAAGAAGGCGCCCACCGTGAAGGTCGACGCCCCGGTCACGGTGACCAAGACCGAGTCCAAGGTGCTCACCGAGGGCACGGGCGCCGCCATCACCGAGGACGACCTCGTCTCGATCCAGGCGATCATCCTCAACGGCACCGACGGCAAGCAGGCCCACAGCACGTGGGAGACCGGGCCCGTCGGCCTCGACCTCGGCGCGCAGGACCTCTTCGGCTCGTTCAAGAGCCAGCTTCCGGGCAAGAAGATCGGCTCGCGGGTGCTCATCACGTCCACCCCCGCCGACGCCTTCGGTGAGCAGGGCAACCCCGACCTCGCGATGACGGCCGACGACCCCGTCGTGTTCGTCGTCGACGTCGTCGGCGCGACGAAGGTGCTCGCGCAGGCCGAGGGCAAGGCGGTCGCCCCGAAGGCGGGCCTTCCGACCGTGACGATGAACGACGGCAAGCCCGCGACGATCACCGTCCCCAAGGGCGCCAAGGCACCTGCCAAGACGGTCGTCCAGCCGCTCATCACCGGCACCGGGCCTGAGGTCAAGGCCGGCCAGACCGTGCGCGTCTCCTACACCGGCGCCCTGCTCAAGGACGGCAGCGTCTTCGACTCCAGCGCCAACCGACCGGAGCAGCCGTACTTCGACTTCGCCGCTGGTCAGGGTCAGGTCATCTCGGGCTGGGACAAGAGCATCGTGGGGCAGAAGGTCGGCAGCCGACTCCTGCTCGTCATCCCGCCGGCCGAGGGCTACGGCGAGGCCGGCAGCCCGCCGAAGATCGCCGGCACCGACACCCTCGTCTTCGTCGTCGACATCCTCGCCGCGTACTGA
- a CDS encoding FKBP-type peptidyl-prolyl cis-trans isomerase produces the protein MSTEPTRPEIDFPGEVPSDLVIEDITVGDGAEATPGSTVSAHYVGVAHSTGEEFDASWNRGAPLDFRLGVGMVIAGWDQGIAGMKVGGRRKLTIPPHLGYGERGAGGAIAPGETLIFVVDLMDVR, from the coding sequence ATGAGCACCGAGCCCACCCGCCCCGAGATCGACTTCCCGGGCGAGGTCCCGAGCGACCTCGTCATCGAGGACATCACCGTCGGTGACGGCGCCGAGGCCACCCCGGGCAGCACCGTGTCCGCGCACTACGTCGGTGTTGCCCACTCCACCGGCGAGGAGTTCGACGCCTCGTGGAACCGCGGCGCGCCGCTGGACTTCCGCCTGGGTGTCGGCATGGTCATCGCCGGCTGGGACCAGGGCATCGCCGGCATGAAGGTCGGCGGCCGGCGCAAGCTGACCATCCCGCCGCACCTGGGCTACGGCGAGCGCGGCGCCGGTGGCGCAATCGCGCCCGGCGAGACGCTGATCTTCGTGGTCGACCTCATGGACGTCCGCTGA